In Limnohabitans sp. INBF002, one genomic interval encodes:
- a CDS encoding transglutaminase family protein yields MLLYITHTTTYHYVPQVNTAQHMAHLLPRSDAAQTVQHAELHITPTPAATSTHVDVFGNNRTFFSLPVVHDTLSITANSTVDTHFIPYPPEQALTTPAWENVREHFVYHSGAAWDAATEYVFASPYVQPHPDFAEYARASFVPARPVLAAACDLMTRIHQEFTYETASTDINTPALEALKNRKGVCQDFAHILIGCLRTQGLAARYVSGYLVTEVPEGQTRLIGSDASHAWVSVYVPDVLDDAAETAKTGALATHGQWFDLDPTNNRWGLSSPGIDYVTLAIGRDYADVSPVRGVIHGGASHTLEVAVTVQPASELMATSEQTQSQSQSQEQSQTQSQGTSQSQSQSQNQTEVL; encoded by the coding sequence ATGCTGCTGTACATCACCCATACCACCACTTACCACTATGTGCCGCAGGTCAACACCGCGCAGCACATGGCGCATTTGCTACCGCGCAGCGATGCCGCACAAACGGTGCAACACGCCGAGCTGCACATCACCCCCACGCCTGCGGCCACCAGCACGCATGTGGATGTGTTTGGCAACAACCGCACCTTCTTCTCGCTGCCTGTGGTGCACGACACACTCAGCATCACGGCCAACAGCACGGTTGACACCCACTTCATCCCCTACCCACCCGAGCAAGCGCTGACCACCCCCGCTTGGGAAAACGTGCGCGAACACTTTGTGTATCACTCGGGCGCTGCGTGGGACGCTGCGACTGAATATGTGTTTGCCTCGCCCTATGTGCAGCCGCATCCCGACTTTGCCGAATACGCGCGCGCCAGCTTTGTGCCTGCTCGCCCCGTGCTGGCAGCCGCGTGCGATTTGATGACGCGCATTCACCAAGAGTTCACTTACGAAACCGCCAGCACCGACATCAACACCCCTGCGCTTGAAGCTCTCAAAAACCGCAAAGGCGTGTGCCAAGACTTTGCCCACATCCTCATCGGCTGCTTGCGCACGCAAGGTTTGGCGGCGCGCTATGTGAGCGGCTATTTGGTGACCGAAGTGCCTGAAGGCCAAACCCGTTTGATTGGCAGCGATGCTTCTCACGCCTGGGTGTCGGTCTATGTGCCAGACGTTTTGGACGATGCCGCTGAAACCGCGAAGACAGGTGCACTCGCCACCCACGGCCAGTGGTTTGATCTGGACCCCACCAACAACCGTTGGGGCTTGAGCTCACCCGGCATCGACTACGTGACCTTGGCCATTGGCCGCGACTACGCCGATGTATCGCCTGTGCGTGGCGTGATTCATGGCGGCGCTAGCCACACACTTGAAGTGGCTGTGACGGTGCAACCGGCTTCGGAGTTGATGGCGACATCTGAGCAAACGCAATCTCAGTCGCAATCACAAGAGCAGTCGCAGACGCAGTCCCAAGGGACATCGCAAAGCCAATCACAAAGTCAGAACCAAACCGAAGTGCTTTGA
- a CDS encoding RidA family protein, which translates to MSVYDKLQALNITLPPVAVPAAAYVPFVQTGNLVFLSGHIAKQDGKVWTGQLGKTMQTAEGAQAARAVAVDLLGTLHAAVGDLNKVKRIVKVMSLVNSSPDYTEHHLVTNGCSELIGQVFGDKGAHARSAFGVAQLPLGACVEIELIAELA; encoded by the coding sequence ATGAGCGTTTACGACAAACTCCAAGCCCTGAACATCACCCTGCCTCCCGTGGCTGTGCCCGCTGCGGCCTACGTGCCATTTGTGCAAACAGGCAACTTGGTGTTTTTGAGCGGCCACATCGCCAAACAAGACGGCAAAGTGTGGACGGGCCAACTGGGCAAGACCATGCAAACCGCCGAAGGCGCGCAAGCCGCACGCGCAGTGGCAGTAGATTTGTTGGGCACCTTACACGCCGCCGTAGGTGACCTGAACAAAGTCAAGCGCATCGTCAAAGTGATGAGCTTGGTCAACTCCAGCCCCGACTACACCGAACACCACTTGGTGACCAACGGCTGCAGCGAACTGATTGGCCAAGTGTTTGGCGACAAAGGCGCACACGCACGCAGCGCGTTTGGCGTGGCGCAATTGCCTCTGGGCGCTTGCGTGGAAATTGAGTTGATTGCCGAACTCGCCTAA